The following coding sequences lie in one Zingiber officinale cultivar Zhangliang chromosome 2B, Zo_v1.1, whole genome shotgun sequence genomic window:
- the LOC122045975 gene encoding transcription factor MYB17-like, with protein sequence MGRTPCCDNQGLKKGPWTPEEDQILVNYIKANGHGSWRSLPKLAGLLRCGKSCRLRWANYLRPDIKRGPFTVEEDKSIIQLHAILGNKWSAIAAQLAGRTDNEVKNYWNTHLKKRLLLNRHQHLPAVVAAGGGSHMAQWESARLEAEARLSRESLLFSASAAAVSSSPVSAADAGLASSSRPEDFFLRIWNSDVGAAFRQRRPPEEAESKSCVTFGPPPAAAGMDVDSSGSNDVAAEELSDEAYQLYLDFAGDDLGILHGQLSTLFAADLNDSCFDSAFK encoded by the exons ATGGGAAGAACTCCATGCTGCGACAACCAGGGGCTGAAGAAGGGCCCGTGGACGCCGGAGGAAGACCAGATTTTGGTCAACTACATAAAGGCCAACGGCCATGGCAGCTGGCGATCTCTTCCTAAGCTCGCAG GCCTGCTTCGGTGCGGGAAGAGCTGCAGGCTGCGGTGGGCGAACTACTTGCGGCCGGACATCAAGCGCGGCCCCTTCACAGTCGAGGAAGACAAATCCATCATCCAACTTCACGCCATCCTCGGCAACAA GTGGTCGGCGATCGCAGCGCAGTTGGCTGGGCGGACGGACAACGAGGTGAAGAACTACTGGAACACCCACCTCAAGAAGCGGCTCCTCCTCAACCGCCACCAGCATCTCCCCGCCGTCGTCGCTGCCGGCGGCGGCAGCCACATGGCTCAGTGGGAGAGCGCCAGGCTGGAAGCCGAAGCGCGCCTCTCGCGCGAGTCGCTCCTCTTCTCCGCCAGTGCCGCCGCCGTCTCCTCCTCCCCTGTCTCCGCTGCCGACGCGGGGCTGGCATCCTCCTCCCGGCCCGAGGACTTCTTCCTCCGCATTTGGAACTCCGACGTCGGGGCCGCCTTCCGGCAGCGTCGCCCGCCGGAGGAGGCGGAGAGCAAGAGCTGCGTGACGTTCGGGCCGCCGCCAGCCGCGGCGGGGATGGACGTCGACTCGTCGGGCTCGAACGATGTGGCGGCCGAGGAGCTCTCCGACGAGGCGTACCAGCTCTACCTCGACTTCGCCGGCGACGACTTGGGAATTCTCCACGGCCAGCTCTCCACCCTCTTCGCCGCCGACCTCAACGATTCCTGCTTCGACTCCGCCTTCAAATGA